In one window of Cytophagaceae bacterium ABcell3 DNA:
- a CDS encoding DinB family protein, with protein sequence MKKADKVYRAFVETAKYLIKELDYYGVKQFKQKESEQGWSIGQVYDHLIFGTQNYHIREIQNCLNKTKGSEKGGKTFKGRVFFMLGSFPPAKFKGKDAEGYQPGQPSNTVNVKDNLYRFVKVMNQVAREIDAAGEEGLKYKTMNPSLGMLNALEWYKLIEMHFRHHLKQKQRLDKIVRSYMRESLESQRAAALPGGKDDFDPDLL encoded by the coding sequence ATGAAAAAGGCTGATAAAGTCTATAGAGCATTTGTTGAAACTGCCAAATATTTGATTAAAGAGCTTGATTATTACGGAGTAAAGCAATTTAAACAAAAAGAGTCGGAGCAAGGCTGGTCTATCGGTCAAGTGTATGACCATTTGATATTTGGTACACAAAATTATCACATCCGTGAGATACAAAACTGTCTAAATAAAACCAAGGGTAGTGAAAAAGGCGGCAAAACATTTAAAGGAAGGGTGTTTTTTATGTTGGGAAGTTTTCCGCCTGCGAAATTTAAGGGTAAGGATGCAGAAGGGTACCAGCCTGGTCAACCGTCCAATACGGTCAATGTCAAAGACAACTTATACAGGTTTGTAAAGGTAATGAACCAAGTAGCCCGTGAAATAGACGCAGCCGGTGAGGAGGGATTGAAATATAAGACCATGAACCCTTCGCTGGGCATGTTGAATGCGTTAGAGTGGTACAAGCTTATAGAAATGCACTTTAGGCATCACCTAAAGCAGAAGCAAAGGTTAGATAAAATAGTAAGGAGTTATATGCGGGAAAGTTTGGAAAGTCAGCGGGCGGCGGCGCTCCCTGGCGGAAAGGACGACTTTGATCCGGACTTGTTATAA
- a CDS encoding PRC-barrel domain-containing protein, protein MIKEENILTVRSVIGDKVYNPEGEELGCVRDMLIDPETGKIAYGVLTFRGCSDGGDVKKFAVPYEAFVLNEEKDCFTLNVDKEMLEKAKSQDTYQGNKYYVY, encoded by the coding sequence ATGATAAAAGAGGAGAATATCCTGACCGTAAGATCGGTAATAGGTGATAAAGTTTATAATCCAGAAGGGGAGGAGCTAGGATGTGTAAGAGATATGCTTATAGATCCTGAAACTGGTAAAATTGCATACGGAGTTCTAACCTTTCGTGGGTGTTCTGACGGTGGAGATGTGAAAAAGTTTGCAGTGCCTTATGAAGCTTTTGTGCTAAACGAAGAGAAGGACTGCTTTACACTGAACGTTGATAAAGAAATGCTTGAAAAAGCAAAAAGTCAGGATACTTATCAGGGAAATAAATATTACGTGTATTAA
- the gap gene encoding type I glyceraldehyde-3-phosphate dehydrogenase produces MGKIKVGINGFGRIGRLVFRAAVERPEIEIVGINDLIDVEYMSYMLRYDSTHGRFNGTVEVKDGKLVVNGNAIRVTAERDPANLKWNEVGAEYVVESTGLFLTQETAQKHIQAGAKRVILSAPAKDSTPTFVMGVNNDSYTKDMSIVSNASCTTNCLAPVAKVLNDKFGIAEGLMTTVHAVTATQKTVDGPSMKDWRGGRGAYQNIIPSSTGAAKAVGLVIPELKGKLTGMAFRVPTPDVSVVDLTCRLEKGASYEEIKKAMKEASEGSMKGILGYTEDAVVSNDFLGDARTSIFDASAGIALTDNFVKVVSWYDNEWGYSNKLVDLLQFMDTVK; encoded by the coding sequence ATGGGTAAAATCAAAGTTGGTATAAACGGCTTTGGCAGAATCGGAAGATTGGTTTTCCGTGCTGCAGTAGAAAGACCGGAGATTGAAATTGTAGGAATCAATGACCTTATTGATGTTGAATACATGTCTTATATGTTAAGATATGATTCCACTCATGGAAGATTCAATGGTACTGTTGAAGTAAAAGACGGTAAATTAGTAGTAAACGGAAACGCTATCCGCGTTACAGCAGAAAGAGATCCTGCAAACCTTAAGTGGAATGAAGTTGGCGCAGAGTATGTGGTAGAATCTACTGGTCTGTTCCTTACTCAAGAAACTGCTCAAAAGCACATTCAAGCTGGCGCAAAAAGAGTAATCCTTTCTGCTCCTGCTAAAGACAGCACACCTACTTTTGTAATGGGTGTAAACAATGACAGCTACACCAAAGACATGAGCATCGTTTCTAATGCTTCTTGTACTACAAACTGCTTGGCTCCTGTTGCTAAAGTTCTTAATGACAAATTTGGCATCGCAGAAGGTCTTATGACTACTGTACATGCTGTTACAGCTACTCAGAAAACTGTAGACGGTCCTTCTATGAAAGACTGGAGAGGTGGCCGTGGCGCTTACCAAAACATTATCCCTTCTTCTACTGGTGCTGCTAAAGCTGTGGGTCTTGTAATCCCTGAGCTTAAAGGCAAATTAACTGGTATGGCATTCAGAGTTCCAACTCCAGACGTTTCTGTAGTTGACCTTACTTGCCGTCTTGAAAAAGGTGCTTCTTACGAAGAAATCAAGAAAGCAATGAAAGAAGCTTCTGAAGGTTCTATGAAAGGAATTCTAGGGTATACTGAAGACGCTGTAGTTTCTAACGATTTCCTTGGTGATGCAAGAACATCTATCTTTGATGCTTCTGCAGGTATCGCTCTTACTGACAACTTCGTAAAAGTTGTTTCTTGGTATGACAATGAGTGGGGTTACTCTAACAAACTAGTTGACCTACTTCAGTTCATGGATACTGTTAAGTAA
- a CDS encoding YebC/PmpR family DNA-binding transcriptional regulator, with protein MAGHSKWANIKHRKAAMDNKRGKLFTKLIKEISIAAKEGGDDPTSNSRLRLAIQNAKGANVPKDNIERAVKKGAGTDSADYTEVTYEGYAPNGVAVFVECMTDNIQRTVQNVRSYFNKVGGSLSTNGSLEFIFDRKGIFTIPVPEGFDEDEFTLEIIDAGAEEVEVEDDYITVVSAMEDFGSVQKALDNMGINVENAELKRIPNTTVSIEEEDAFKKVMKVIDSLEDDDDVQKVWHNLEISEAQMDFL; from the coding sequence ATGGCTGGACACAGTAAATGGGCTAATATAAAACATCGCAAGGCTGCGATGGACAATAAAAGGGGAAAGCTTTTTACCAAGCTTATCAAAGAAATAAGTATAGCTGCCAAAGAAGGTGGCGACGACCCTACCTCCAACTCAAGGCTTCGCTTGGCGATACAAAATGCCAAGGGTGCCAATGTGCCGAAAGACAATATAGAGCGCGCTGTTAAAAAAGGGGCGGGAACGGATAGTGCGGACTATACAGAAGTAACCTATGAAGGCTATGCGCCCAACGGGGTTGCGGTTTTTGTGGAATGCATGACAGATAACATTCAGCGGACTGTTCAAAATGTCAGGTCTTATTTCAATAAGGTAGGCGGAAGTCTAAGCACTAATGGTTCTTTGGAATTTATCTTTGACCGGAAAGGTATTTTTACCATCCCTGTTCCTGAAGGTTTTGATGAAGATGAGTTTACCCTCGAGATTATAGATGCCGGTGCAGAAGAGGTAGAAGTGGAAGATGATTACATAACAGTGGTTTCTGCCATGGAAGACTTTGGTAGTGTCCAAAAAGCATTGGACAATATGGGTATCAATGTGGAAAACGCAGAATTGAAACGAATTCCTAATACTACCGTAAGTATAGAAGAAGAGGACGCTTTTAAAAAAGTTATGAAGGTGATAGATAGCCTAGAAGACGACGATGATGTGCAAAAGGTATGGCATAACTTAGAGATTTCAGAGGCTCAAATGGATTTTTTGTGA
- a CDS encoding TIGR02757 family protein, which produces MNKLELKDFLEEKYEAYNRPGFIENDPVCIPHLFQKKEDIEIMGLWAAVLAWGQRITIIKKCKDLITLMDGAPFDFIMNHESQDLVPFLKFKHRTFNDVDTLYFIHFFRHFYQNHATLEDAFVGGMSKGDTDMKGGLTGFHHLFFGLEEAPARTRKHVSTPARNSACKRLNMFLRWMVRKDNRGVDFGLWTRIAPNQLVCPCDVHVDRVARKLGLIQRKQTDWKTAVELTENLKALDPDDPVKYDFALFGLGVENEL; this is translated from the coding sequence ATGAATAAACTAGAACTTAAAGATTTTCTGGAAGAGAAGTATGAAGCATACAACCGCCCTGGTTTCATAGAAAATGATCCCGTGTGCATTCCTCACTTATTTCAAAAAAAAGAAGATATAGAAATAATGGGGCTTTGGGCTGCCGTGCTTGCTTGGGGGCAAAGGATTACAATCATTAAAAAATGTAAAGATCTGATAACATTGATGGATGGCGCGCCTTTTGATTTTATCATGAACCATGAAAGTCAAGACTTGGTGCCATTTTTAAAGTTCAAACACCGCACTTTTAATGATGTGGATACATTATATTTCATTCATTTCTTTAGACATTTTTACCAAAACCACGCCACCCTTGAAGATGCTTTTGTTGGTGGGATGTCTAAGGGGGACACGGACATGAAAGGTGGGTTGACAGGATTCCATCACCTGTTTTTTGGTTTAGAAGAAGCGCCAGCACGTACTCGGAAACATGTTTCTACGCCTGCCCGAAACTCTGCTTGTAAACGGCTGAACATGTTTCTTCGGTGGATGGTCCGTAAGGATAATCGTGGTGTGGACTTTGGTTTATGGACTAGGATTGCCCCAAACCAGCTTGTTTGTCCTTGCGATGTGCATGTCGATCGTGTGGCAAGAAAATTAGGCCTTATTCAGCGGAAACAAACTGATTGGAAAACGGCCGTAGAGTTGACAGAAAACCTTAAAGCCTTAGACCCTGATGATCCTGTAAAGTATGATTTTGCTTTGTTCGGGCTAGGAGTTGAGAATGAGTTGTGA